In the Thermodesulfovibrio yellowstonii DSM 11347 genome, one interval contains:
- a CDS encoding FmdE family protein, translating to MIDRETLDKLFGFHGHKCWASALGFRAGQIALENLGVKRANVKELFVILETGYNHGAGCFGDGVQFATGCTAGKGNLIKKPRGKLAFTLIDPKQGKQIRLCFNPKIREKIANSTFMKKRAAGVPPTEISEEEVMEVINLLLESPMEEVLLVGKVEDSYFETPTEVMGMGVCDICGEMVARPYLRLIGKAQACEVVELKKVCIDCSGYEEGFEK from the coding sequence ATGATTGACAGAGAAACTTTAGACAAATTGTTTGGGTTTCATGGTCACAAATGCTGGGCTTCTGCATTAGGGTTCAGGGCTGGACAGATTGCTTTAGAAAACCTGGGAGTAAAGAGAGCAAATGTGAAGGAACTTTTTGTAATTCTTGAGACAGGATATAATCATGGTGCAGGATGTTTTGGAGATGGAGTTCAATTTGCAACAGGCTGCACTGCTGGTAAAGGAAATCTTATTAAAAAACCAAGAGGAAAACTTGCGTTTACATTGATAGACCCTAAGCAGGGTAAACAGATAAGGCTATGTTTTAACCCAAAAATAAGGGAAAAGATTGCAAATTCAACTTTTATGAAAAAAAGAGCAGCAGGGGTTCCTCCAACTGAGATTTCTGAGGAAGAAGTTATGGAAGTAATAAATCTGCTGCTTGAGTCTCCTATGGAAGAGGTGCTTTTAGTTGGAAAAGTGGAAGATTCATATTTTGAAACACCTACTGAAGTTATGGGAATGGGAGTTTGTGATATTTGTGGAGAGATGGTGGCAAGACCTTACCTAAGATTGATTGGAAAAGCACAAGCTTGTGAGGTTGTAGAACTTAAAAAAGTTTGCATTGACTGTTCAGGCTATGAGGAAGGTTTTGAAAAATGA